One genomic region from Populus nigra chromosome 8, ddPopNigr1.1, whole genome shotgun sequence encodes:
- the LOC133701814 gene encoding glucosidase 2 subunit beta-like isoform X3 — MEVERRSFCFFFFFLVFPVFFGVLCGSASASPLVPKNPFLGIPPQDENYYKTSSNTIKCKDGSATFTKAQLNDDFCDCPDATDEPGTSACPGGKFYCRNAGHAPLFLFSSRVNDGICDCCDGSDEYDGQVKCPNTCWEAGKVARDKLKKKIATYKEGVALRNKEVEQAKAAIAKDEAELSKLKNEEKVLKGLVQQLKELKEQIEKAEERERLQKEKEEKERKEAEEKATGEKSAIQREANEGQIEEKIDNQDKDVESARDEIGVLDDSPAHQDVVDEYADHGAEDETSDDSKIEGSPVNKAEQGKDGSTDAEGLSKEELGRLVASRWTGNPEKETEGVSDTMDNDHEDNEKMAQDTHDEEYDGYASETDDDTGKYDDPDVEDDIDETYEEDVHDDATASYKSDAEDEVEFSVLLDTTSPGNPSWLEKIQQTFRSILQAFKFFRTPVDKSEAARVRKEYDESSAKLSKIQSRISSLTKKLKHDYGKEMEFYSFYDHCFESKQNKYVYKVCPFKEASQLEGHSTTRLGRWNEFEDSYRVMVFSNGDKCWNGPDRSMKVRLRCGLKNEVTDVDEPSRCEYVALLSTPALCIEEKLKELENKLDLMNKEQPQSHDEL, encoded by the exons ATTACAAGACATCTTCAAATACTATAAAATGCAAAGATGGATCCGCTACTTTCACCAAAGCTCAGCTTAACGATGACTTCTGTGATTGCCCTGATGCAACCGACGAGCCTG GCACATCGGCATGCCCTGGTGGGAAATTCTATTGTAGAAATGCAGGACATGCTcctcttttcttattttcttcaagAGTCAATGACGGCATCTGCG ATTGTTGTGATGGGAGTGATGAGTATGATGGCCAAGTTAAGTGTCCAAATACATGCTGGGAAGCTGGCAAAGTGGCTAGAGATAAGTTGAAGAAAAAGATTGCCACGTATAAGGAAGGGGTTGCTTTGAGAAATAAAGAAGTTGAACAAGCAAAGGCGGCGATCGCCAAAGACGAGGCTGAACTATCCAAGCTAAAGAATGAGGAGAAAGTGCTGAAAGGGCTCGTTCAACAGCTTAAAG AGCTTAAAGAACAGATAGAGAAGGCAGAAGAGAGAGAACGTTtgcagaaagaaaaggaagagaaagaaaggaaagaagctGAAGAAAAGGCCACTGGGGAGAAAAGTGCCATTCAGAGGGAAGCTAACGAAGGACAGATTGAGGAGAAAATTGACAACCAAGACAAAGATGTGGAAAGTGCGCGTGATGAAATCGGTGTTTTGGATGATTCTCCTGCACATCAG GATGTTGTGGACGAGTATGCTGATCATGGAGCTGAAGATGAAACTAGCGATGATTCCAAAATTGAAGGATCTCCAGTTAACAAAGCGGAGCAG GGGAAAGATGGATCCACTGATGCTGAAGGGTTGTCAAAGGAAGAGTTGGGCCGCCTTGTTGCTTCTCGCTGGACAGGAAATCCTGAGAAAGAAACTGAGGGAGTTAGTGATACAATGGACAATGACCATGAAGACAATGAAAAGATGGCCCAGGACACTCACGATGAGGAATATGATGGCTATGCTTCAGAAACTGATGATGACACTGGCAAGTATGATGATCCTGATGTAGAAGATGATATAGATGAGACTTATGAAGAGGATGTTCATGATGATGCTACTGCTTCTTATAAATCTGATGCTGAGGATGAAGTTGAATTTTCAG tgtTGTTAGATACAACCTCCCCAGGTAATCCATCTTGGCTGGAGAAAATACAGCAAACCTTTAGGAGCATTCTACAAGCTTTCAAATTCTTCCGAACTCCAGTGGACAAATCAG AGGCTGCTCGTGTACGCAAGGAATATGACGAGTCCAGTGCTAAGTTGTCGAAAATACAGTCAAGGATATCAAGTTTGACAAAAAAGCTAAAACACGATTATG GGAAAGAGATGGAGTTCTATTCATTCTACGATCACTGTTTTGAGAGCAAACAGAACAA GTATGTTTACAAAGTCTGCCCGTTCAAAGAAGCTTCTCAGTTGGAGGGCCACTCAACAACTCGTTTGGG GCGCTGGAATGAATTCGAGGATTCATACCGAGTTATGGTCTTTTCAAATGGGGATAAGTGCTGGAATGGACCTGATAGAAGTATGAAG GTCAGGCTAAGATGTGGATTGAAAAATGAGGTTACAGATGTAGATGAACCAAGCCGTTGCGA GTATGTGGCATTGCTATCTACCCCAGCACTTTGCATAGAAGAAAAGCTCAag GAGCTGGAAAATAAACTAGACTTGATGAACAAAGAACAGCCACAGAGCCACGATGAACTTTAA
- the LOC133701814 gene encoding glucosidase 2 subunit beta-like isoform X1 produces the protein MEVERRSFCFFFFFLVFPVFFGVLCGSASASPLVPKNPFLGIPPQDENYYKTSSNTIKCKDGSATFTKAQLNDDFCDCPDATDEPGTSACPGGKFYCRNAGHAPLFLFSSRVNDGICDCCDGSDEYDGQVKCPNTCWEAGKVARDKLKKKIATYKEGVALRNKEVEQAKAAIAKDEAELSKLKNEEKVLKGLVQQLKELKEQIEKAEERERLQKEKEEKERKEAEEKATGEKSAIQREANEGQIEEKIDNQDKDVESARDEIGVLDDSPAHQDVVDEYADHGAEDETSDDSKIEGSPVNKAEQHEGQEDEESVSTKTKDDSTHVHEINHDAGNEVSHDQPMEDGKDGSTDAEGLSKEELGRLVASRWTGNPEKETEGVSDTMDNDHEDNEKMAQDTHDEEYDGYASETDDDTGKYDDPDVEDDIDETYEEDVHDDATASYKSDAEDEVEFSVLLDTTSPGNPSWLEKIQQTFRSILQAFKFFRTPVDKSEAARVRKEYDESSAKLSKIQSRISSLTKKLKHDYGKEMEFYSFYDHCFESKQNKYVYKVCPFKEASQLEGHSTTRLGRWNEFEDSYRVMVFSNGDKCWNGPDRSMKVRLRCGLKNEVTDVDEPSRCEYVALLSTPALCIEEKLKELENKLDLMNKEQPQSHDEL, from the exons ATTACAAGACATCTTCAAATACTATAAAATGCAAAGATGGATCCGCTACTTTCACCAAAGCTCAGCTTAACGATGACTTCTGTGATTGCCCTGATGCAACCGACGAGCCTG GCACATCGGCATGCCCTGGTGGGAAATTCTATTGTAGAAATGCAGGACATGCTcctcttttcttattttcttcaagAGTCAATGACGGCATCTGCG ATTGTTGTGATGGGAGTGATGAGTATGATGGCCAAGTTAAGTGTCCAAATACATGCTGGGAAGCTGGCAAAGTGGCTAGAGATAAGTTGAAGAAAAAGATTGCCACGTATAAGGAAGGGGTTGCTTTGAGAAATAAAGAAGTTGAACAAGCAAAGGCGGCGATCGCCAAAGACGAGGCTGAACTATCCAAGCTAAAGAATGAGGAGAAAGTGCTGAAAGGGCTCGTTCAACAGCTTAAAG AGCTTAAAGAACAGATAGAGAAGGCAGAAGAGAGAGAACGTTtgcagaaagaaaaggaagagaaagaaaggaaagaagctGAAGAAAAGGCCACTGGGGAGAAAAGTGCCATTCAGAGGGAAGCTAACGAAGGACAGATTGAGGAGAAAATTGACAACCAAGACAAAGATGTGGAAAGTGCGCGTGATGAAATCGGTGTTTTGGATGATTCTCCTGCACATCAG GATGTTGTGGACGAGTATGCTGATCATGGAGCTGAAGATGAAACTAGCGATGATTCCAAAATTGAAGGATCTCCAGTTAACAAAGCGGAGCAG CATGAGGGACAAGAGGATGAAGAGTCTGTCTCAACAAAAACTAAGGATGACTCTACACATGTGCATGAAATTAATCATGATGCTGGAAATGAGGTGTCTCATGATCAACCTATGGAAGAT GGGAAAGATGGATCCACTGATGCTGAAGGGTTGTCAAAGGAAGAGTTGGGCCGCCTTGTTGCTTCTCGCTGGACAGGAAATCCTGAGAAAGAAACTGAGGGAGTTAGTGATACAATGGACAATGACCATGAAGACAATGAAAAGATGGCCCAGGACACTCACGATGAGGAATATGATGGCTATGCTTCAGAAACTGATGATGACACTGGCAAGTATGATGATCCTGATGTAGAAGATGATATAGATGAGACTTATGAAGAGGATGTTCATGATGATGCTACTGCTTCTTATAAATCTGATGCTGAGGATGAAGTTGAATTTTCAG tgtTGTTAGATACAACCTCCCCAGGTAATCCATCTTGGCTGGAGAAAATACAGCAAACCTTTAGGAGCATTCTACAAGCTTTCAAATTCTTCCGAACTCCAGTGGACAAATCAG AGGCTGCTCGTGTACGCAAGGAATATGACGAGTCCAGTGCTAAGTTGTCGAAAATACAGTCAAGGATATCAAGTTTGACAAAAAAGCTAAAACACGATTATG GGAAAGAGATGGAGTTCTATTCATTCTACGATCACTGTTTTGAGAGCAAACAGAACAA GTATGTTTACAAAGTCTGCCCGTTCAAAGAAGCTTCTCAGTTGGAGGGCCACTCAACAACTCGTTTGGG GCGCTGGAATGAATTCGAGGATTCATACCGAGTTATGGTCTTTTCAAATGGGGATAAGTGCTGGAATGGACCTGATAGAAGTATGAAG GTCAGGCTAAGATGTGGATTGAAAAATGAGGTTACAGATGTAGATGAACCAAGCCGTTGCGA GTATGTGGCATTGCTATCTACCCCAGCACTTTGCATAGAAGAAAAGCTCAag GAGCTGGAAAATAAACTAGACTTGATGAACAAAGAACAGCCACAGAGCCACGATGAACTTTAA
- the LOC133701814 gene encoding glucosidase 2 subunit beta-like isoform X2, translating into MEVERRSFCFFFFFLVFPVFFGVLCGSASASPLVPKNPFLGIPPQDENYYKTSSNTIKCKDGSATFTKAQLNDDFCDCPDATDEPGTSACPGGKFYCRNAGHAPLFLFSSRVNDGICDCCDGSDEYDGQVKCPNTCWEAGKVARDKLKKKIATYKEGVALRNKEVEQAKAAIAKDEAELSKLKNEEKVLKGLVQQLKELKEQIEKAEERERLQKEKEEKERKEAEEKATGEKSAIQREANEGQIEEKIDNQDKDVESARDEIGVLDDSPAHQDVVDEYADHGAEDETSDDSKIEGSPVNKAEQHEGQEDEESVSTKTKDDSTHVHEINHDAGNEVSHDQPMEDGKDGSTDAEGLSKEELGRLVASRWTGNPEKETEGVSDTMDNDHEDNEKMAQDTHDEEYDGYASETDDDTGKYDDPDVEDDIDETYEEDVHDDATASYKSDAEDEVEFSDTTSPGNPSWLEKIQQTFRSILQAFKFFRTPVDKSEAARVRKEYDESSAKLSKIQSRISSLTKKLKHDYGKEMEFYSFYDHCFESKQNKYVYKVCPFKEASQLEGHSTTRLGRWNEFEDSYRVMVFSNGDKCWNGPDRSMKVRLRCGLKNEVTDVDEPSRCEYVALLSTPALCIEEKLKELENKLDLMNKEQPQSHDEL; encoded by the exons ATTACAAGACATCTTCAAATACTATAAAATGCAAAGATGGATCCGCTACTTTCACCAAAGCTCAGCTTAACGATGACTTCTGTGATTGCCCTGATGCAACCGACGAGCCTG GCACATCGGCATGCCCTGGTGGGAAATTCTATTGTAGAAATGCAGGACATGCTcctcttttcttattttcttcaagAGTCAATGACGGCATCTGCG ATTGTTGTGATGGGAGTGATGAGTATGATGGCCAAGTTAAGTGTCCAAATACATGCTGGGAAGCTGGCAAAGTGGCTAGAGATAAGTTGAAGAAAAAGATTGCCACGTATAAGGAAGGGGTTGCTTTGAGAAATAAAGAAGTTGAACAAGCAAAGGCGGCGATCGCCAAAGACGAGGCTGAACTATCCAAGCTAAAGAATGAGGAGAAAGTGCTGAAAGGGCTCGTTCAACAGCTTAAAG AGCTTAAAGAACAGATAGAGAAGGCAGAAGAGAGAGAACGTTtgcagaaagaaaaggaagagaaagaaaggaaagaagctGAAGAAAAGGCCACTGGGGAGAAAAGTGCCATTCAGAGGGAAGCTAACGAAGGACAGATTGAGGAGAAAATTGACAACCAAGACAAAGATGTGGAAAGTGCGCGTGATGAAATCGGTGTTTTGGATGATTCTCCTGCACATCAG GATGTTGTGGACGAGTATGCTGATCATGGAGCTGAAGATGAAACTAGCGATGATTCCAAAATTGAAGGATCTCCAGTTAACAAAGCGGAGCAG CATGAGGGACAAGAGGATGAAGAGTCTGTCTCAACAAAAACTAAGGATGACTCTACACATGTGCATGAAATTAATCATGATGCTGGAAATGAGGTGTCTCATGATCAACCTATGGAAGAT GGGAAAGATGGATCCACTGATGCTGAAGGGTTGTCAAAGGAAGAGTTGGGCCGCCTTGTTGCTTCTCGCTGGACAGGAAATCCTGAGAAAGAAACTGAGGGAGTTAGTGATACAATGGACAATGACCATGAAGACAATGAAAAGATGGCCCAGGACACTCACGATGAGGAATATGATGGCTATGCTTCAGAAACTGATGATGACACTGGCAAGTATGATGATCCTGATGTAGAAGATGATATAGATGAGACTTATGAAGAGGATGTTCATGATGATGCTACTGCTTCTTATAAATCTGATGCTGAGGATGAAGTTGAATTTTCAG ATACAACCTCCCCAGGTAATCCATCTTGGCTGGAGAAAATACAGCAAACCTTTAGGAGCATTCTACAAGCTTTCAAATTCTTCCGAACTCCAGTGGACAAATCAG AGGCTGCTCGTGTACGCAAGGAATATGACGAGTCCAGTGCTAAGTTGTCGAAAATACAGTCAAGGATATCAAGTTTGACAAAAAAGCTAAAACACGATTATG GGAAAGAGATGGAGTTCTATTCATTCTACGATCACTGTTTTGAGAGCAAACAGAACAA GTATGTTTACAAAGTCTGCCCGTTCAAAGAAGCTTCTCAGTTGGAGGGCCACTCAACAACTCGTTTGGG GCGCTGGAATGAATTCGAGGATTCATACCGAGTTATGGTCTTTTCAAATGGGGATAAGTGCTGGAATGGACCTGATAGAAGTATGAAG GTCAGGCTAAGATGTGGATTGAAAAATGAGGTTACAGATGTAGATGAACCAAGCCGTTGCGA GTATGTGGCATTGCTATCTACCCCAGCACTTTGCATAGAAGAAAAGCTCAag GAGCTGGAAAATAAACTAGACTTGATGAACAAAGAACAGCCACAGAGCCACGATGAACTTTAA